One Paenibacillus crassostreae DNA segment encodes these proteins:
- the fliS gene encoding flagellar export chaperone FliS, which yields MITSPHQRYQQTQLHTAPPSQLLLMLYDGAIRFVRMGISGIEEGNFEKTNTNLCKAQAVIHELTAALNFDYPIAKNLSQVYEYMIHQLINANMKKNKKPAEEVLSYLLDLREAWDTASKSLNANVDNV from the coding sequence TTGATAACATCACCTCACCAAAGGTATCAACAAACCCAACTACACACTGCGCCACCTAGCCAACTTCTGCTGATGCTTTATGATGGTGCAATTCGTTTTGTGAGAATGGGTATCTCGGGGATTGAGGAAGGAAACTTTGAAAAAACAAATACAAATTTGTGCAAAGCTCAGGCTGTTATTCATGAATTGACAGCTGCCTTAAATTTCGATTATCCGATCGCTAAGAACCTATCTCAGGTCTATGAATATATGATTCATCAATTGATCAATGCTAATATGAAAAAAAATAAAAAGCCTGCTGAAGAGGTTCTTTCATATTTATTAGACTTACGTGAGGCATGGGATACGGCAAGTAAGTCGTTAAATGCTAACGTGGATAATGTCTGA